A genomic segment from Wolbachia endosymbiont of Ctenocephalides felis wCfeF encodes:
- a CDS encoding Bifunctional enzyme IspD/IspF: MINVYTNRSKKYKIAALIVAAGVGSRCSDAIPKQYIKLAGKPVLFHTIRKLLANQCIDYVRVVINKDHEGFYEPMSATWMTEGVGTKLLSPVYGGESRQNSVKLGLESLQKINPDFVVIHDACRPFVSNALIDNLAQSMINGQHAGVVPAIEVENTVSSISDNFIESIIPRKKLRAIQTPQIFNFKELLSCHQSSKEFTDDSSLVAWHEKHVAIIKGEKSNFKLTTKEDINMAKLLLEEPKYRIGTGYDIHKFVKAQNKAKNFIKICGVEIEHNMAIEAHSDGDVTIHAVVDAILGALGCGDIGEHFPPSSAEWKDCDSSYFLSFAITKAKEKGYRVSNLDITIVCEEPKISPYKAEMKKSISRTLEIDSEFVNIKATTAEKLGSIGRSEGIAAHASVLLTSTGIIK, from the coding sequence ATGATAAACGTGTACACTAACAGATCTAAAAAATACAAAATAGCAGCGTTAATAGTTGCGGCGGGAGTAGGCAGTAGATGCAGTGACGCAATTCCTAAGCAGTACATAAAACTGGCAGGCAAACCTGTTTTATTTCATACAATTAGAAAACTTTTAGCTAACCAATGCATAGATTATGTAAGAGTGGTAATTAATAAAGATCATGAAGGGTTCTATGAGCCAATGTCAGCTACTTGGATGACAGAAGGTGTAGGTACTAAATTACTAAGTCCAGTATACGGAGGAGAGAGTAGGCAAAATTCAGTTAAGTTGGGACTTGAAAGCTTACAAAAAATTAACCCAGATTTTGTTGTTATACACGATGCTTGCAGGCCCTTCGTATCAAATGCTTTGATAGATAACTTAGCTCAGTCTATGATTAATGGTCAACATGCAGGAGTAGTGCCAGCAATAGAAGTTGAAAATACTGTGTCATCGATAAGTGATAATTTTATTGAATCTATAATTCCAAGAAAAAAACTCAGGGCTATACAAACTCCTCAAATTTTCAATTTCAAAGAATTATTGTCATGCCACCAATCAAGCAAAGAATTCACTGATGATTCATCGCTAGTGGCATGGCACGAAAAACATGTTGCGATTATTAAAGGTGAGAAAAGCAATTTTAAGTTAACTACAAAAGAAGATATTAATATGGCAAAGCTCCTTCTTGAAGAACCAAAATATCGTATTGGCACTGGTTATGACATACACAAGTTCGTTAAAGCTCAAAATAAGGCTAAAAACTTTATAAAAATTTGTGGCGTGGAAATCGAGCACAACATGGCAATAGAAGCACATTCCGATGGTGATGTTACAATACATGCGGTTGTCGATGCAATACTGGGAGCGCTGGGATGTGGCGACATAGGAGAGCATTTCCCCCCTAGTTCCGCTGAGTGGAAAGATTGTGATTCGTCTTACTTCCTGAGCTTTGCTATTACAAAAGCAAAAGAAAAAGGATACCGTGTATCTAATTTAGATATTACTATAGTTTGTGAGGAGCCTAAAATATCGCCTTATAAAGCAGAAATGAAGAAATCTATATCAAGGACATTAGAGATTGATAGCGAGTTTGTAAATATCAAAGCAACCACTGCAGAAAAATTAGGTTCTATTGGCAGAAGTGAAGGAATAGCAGCACATGCCTCTGTATTACTTACAAGCACTGGGATCATAAAGTGA